Proteins encoded together in one Balaenoptera ricei isolate mBalRic1 chromosome 2, mBalRic1.hap2, whole genome shotgun sequence window:
- the NAA30 gene encoding N-alpha-acetyltransferase 30 isoform X1, which produces MAEVPPGPSSLLPPPAPPASAAAEPRCPFPAGAALACCSEDEEDDEEHEAGGGGGGSPAGGEATAAAKGHPCLRCPQPPQEQLQLNGLINPELRHLRTAASLKSKVLSAAEAATVTATPAGGPRATATKGAGVHSGESPPPCLPNNARTALPSPAEAAAASDPAAARNGLAEGTEQGEEEDEQVRLLSSSLTAGCSLRSPSGREVEPGEDRTIRYVRYESELQMPDIMRLITKDLSEPYSIYTYRYFIHNWPQLCFLAMVGEECVGAIVCKLDMHKKMFRRGYIAMLAVDSKYRRNGIGTNLVKKAIYAMVEGDCDEVVLETEITNKSALKLYENLGFVRDKRLFRYYLNGVDALRLKLWLR; this is translated from the exons ATGGCGGAGGTACCGCCTGGGCCTAGCAGCCTCCTCCCACCACCAGCACCTCCGGCCTCGGCGGCGGCCGAGCCCCGCTGCCCCTTCCCGGCGGGGGCCGCCCTCGCCTGCTGCAGCGAGGACGAGGAGGACGACGAGGAGCACGAAgccggcggcggtggcggcgggaGCCCGGCGGGCGGCGAGGCGACGGCGGCGGCCAAGGGGCATCCGTGCCTCCGCTGCCCCCAGCCGCCGCAGGAGCAGCTGCAGCTCAACGGATTGATCAACCCCGAACTGCGGCACCTCCGGACGGCCGCCTCGCTCAAGAGCAAGGTTTTGAGCGCGGCCGAGGCGGCCACGGTCACGGCCACCCCCGCCGGGGGCCCCAGAGCGACTGCCACAAAAGGAGCCGGGGTACACTCGGGCGAGagcccccctccctgcctccccaatAATGCAAGAACTGCGCTCCCCAGCCCCGCAGAGGCAGCGGCGGCGAGCGATCCCGCGGCGGCCCGCAATGGACTGGCGGAGGGCACGgagcagggggaggaggaagacgaGCAGGTGCGGCTGCTGTCTTCATCCCTGACCGCCGGCTGCAGTTTGAGAAGCCCTTCAGGCCGGGAGGTTGAGCCTGGGGAGGATCGGACTATACGTTATGTCCGATATGAATCCGAGCTGCAAATGCCCGATATCATGAGACTGATCACCAAAGATCTGTCTGAACCCTACTCCATTTATACCTATAGATATTTTATCCACAACTGGCCACAGCTGTGCTTCTTG gcCATGGTAGGGGAGGAGTGTGTAGGTGCCATCGTTTGCAAGTTGGATATGCACAAAAAGATGTTCCGCAGAGGTTATATAGCCATGTTAGCGGTGGATTCCAAATACAGGAGAAATGGCATTg GTACTAACTTGGTTAAGAAAGCTATATATGCTATGGTTGAAGGAGACTGTGATGAG GTTGTTTTGGAAACAGAAATAACGAATAAGTCTGCTTTGAAACTTTATGAAAATCTTGGTTTTGTTCGAGATAAGAGGCTGTTCAGATACTATTTAAATGGAGTTGATGCACTGCGACTTAAATTGTGGCTGCGTTGA
- the NAA30 gene encoding N-alpha-acetyltransferase 30 isoform X2 has protein sequence MAEVPPGPSSLLPPPAPPASAAAEPRCPFPAGAALACCSEDEEDDEEHEAGGGGGGSPAGGEATAAAKGHPCLRCPQPPQEQLQLNGLINPELRHLRTAASLKSKVLSAAEAATVTATPAGGPRATATKGAGVHSGESPPPCLPNNARTALPSPAEAAAASDPAAARNGLAEGTEQGEEEDEQVRLLSSSLTAGCSLRSPSGREVEPGEDRTIRYVRYESELQMPDIMRLITKDLSEPYSIYTYRYFIHNWPQLCFLVVLETEITNKSALKLYENLGFVRDKRLFRYYLNGVDALRLKLWLR, from the exons ATGGCGGAGGTACCGCCTGGGCCTAGCAGCCTCCTCCCACCACCAGCACCTCCGGCCTCGGCGGCGGCCGAGCCCCGCTGCCCCTTCCCGGCGGGGGCCGCCCTCGCCTGCTGCAGCGAGGACGAGGAGGACGACGAGGAGCACGAAgccggcggcggtggcggcgggaGCCCGGCGGGCGGCGAGGCGACGGCGGCGGCCAAGGGGCATCCGTGCCTCCGCTGCCCCCAGCCGCCGCAGGAGCAGCTGCAGCTCAACGGATTGATCAACCCCGAACTGCGGCACCTCCGGACGGCCGCCTCGCTCAAGAGCAAGGTTTTGAGCGCGGCCGAGGCGGCCACGGTCACGGCCACCCCCGCCGGGGGCCCCAGAGCGACTGCCACAAAAGGAGCCGGGGTACACTCGGGCGAGagcccccctccctgcctccccaatAATGCAAGAACTGCGCTCCCCAGCCCCGCAGAGGCAGCGGCGGCGAGCGATCCCGCGGCGGCCCGCAATGGACTGGCGGAGGGCACGgagcagggggaggaggaagacgaGCAGGTGCGGCTGCTGTCTTCATCCCTGACCGCCGGCTGCAGTTTGAGAAGCCCTTCAGGCCGGGAGGTTGAGCCTGGGGAGGATCGGACTATACGTTATGTCCGATATGAATCCGAGCTGCAAATGCCCGATATCATGAGACTGATCACCAAAGATCTGTCTGAACCCTACTCCATTTATACCTATAGATATTTTATCCACAACTGGCCACAGCTGTGCTTCTTG GTTGTTTTGGAAACAGAAATAACGAATAAGTCTGCTTTGAAACTTTATGAAAATCTTGGTTTTGTTCGAGATAAGAGGCTGTTCAGATACTATTTAAATGGAGTTGATGCACTGCGACTTAAATTGTGGCTGCGTTGA